The Cervus elaphus chromosome 12, mCerEla1.1, whole genome shotgun sequence DNA window TTTGTGATTCCACACCCGATCCATGGCATTCTTTACATCCTCATTCCTCAGAGTGTAGATGAGTGGGTTTAGCATTGGGGTGATGGTTGTATAGAACACAGACACAGCCTTATCCAGTGGGAAAGTGGTGGAGGGACGGAGGTAAATGAAGATACAAGGGACAAAGAAGAAAGTTACTACAGTGAAGTGAGACCCACAGGTAGAGAGAGCCTTGCGCCGGCCCTCAGCAGACTGCTTCCGAAGACTAAATAGAATTACTGTGTAGGAGGCCAGAAGAATGAGGAAACACCCCAGGGAGATGAGACCACTGTTGGCAATCACCAACATGTTTACTAGGGTTGTGTCAGCGCAGGCAAGTTTTAGAACTGGGTGGACATCGCAAAAGTAGTGGTCAATGATCTGAGAGCTGCAGAAGGGTAACTGAAAGGTCAGGAGGGTCTGAACAAAGGAGTGAGCCAGGGCTCCCAGCCAGGACAGTGATGCCAGCATGGTGCAGGCAGTGGTGCTCATGACGGTGGTATAACGGAGCGGTTGGCAGATGGCAGCATAACGGTCAACAGCCATGACAGTCAAAACGAAAATCTCAGCACAACCGAAAAAGTGGAAGGTAAACATCTGAGTTACACAGCCCCAGTAGGAAATAATCTTTTCCTCAGAAACAAAGTCTGCAATCATCTTGGGTGCTGTGGCTGAG harbors:
- the LOC122705916 gene encoding olfactory receptor 4S2-like — its product is MEVVNNVTEFIFLGLSQDPGTQLILFALFLLFYTVILGGNLLILLMVFSDPRLHTPMYFFLSNLSFVDIAYSSATAPKMIADFVSEEKIISYWGCVTQMFTFHFFGCAEIFVLTVMAVDRYAAICQPLRYTTVMSTTACTMLASLSWLGALAHSFVQTLLTFQLPFCSSQIIDHYFCDVHPVLKLACADTTLVNMLVIANSGLISLGCFLILLASYTVILFSLRKQSAEGRRKALSTCGSHFTVVTFFFVPCIFIYLRPSTTFPLDKAVSVFYTTITPMLNPLIYTLRNEDVKNAMDRVWNHKVSLKEKQKA